Part of the Catalinimonas alkaloidigena genome is shown below.
GTTATACTTTCAGAAAGTTACTGGATTTTTCAGGCCCCAGAGCAAGTTTTGACTTTGATTACAATCAGATGGTTGTTTTTATGCGATTGGCGGAGTTTTATTTGAATTATGCTGAAATTCAAATCGCCTTAGGAAATGAAGATCTTGCACGTGAGTATATTAATAAAGTAAGAAGAAGAGCATCCGTCAATATGCCAGATATAACAAGTACAGGCGATGAATTGCTACGCGAATACAGAAATGAACGTGCAGTAGAACTTCATCTGGAAGACTCTCGCTTTTTTGACCTCATGAGATGGAAAGCAGCGCCTGGAAAAGTTGACCTTAATCCTATTCGTGGACTTACAAGTGTTACCATGGATTGGACAGGCGCAGAAGAAGGAGATCTGTTAGGAACGCTCAATTATACCTATGGTGATATAACGGCAGCTGATCCCAGGGCACCCTGGCCCGGTGATTATTACTACTTACTCCCTATACCTAGGGAAGAAGTTCAAAGAAGTAATAATAATATTACTCAAAATCCTGGTTACAGTAGCAATTAATATTTCTTGGTATGGCTAACCTTCCAATATTTCACAAAACAAAAGCATAGAATTGAAAAGCAGGTTCACCTGCTTTTCTGCTTCACTATATCTTCCACAATATTAGCTTATTGAAGAAAACCCTAAGCAGGCGATATTATTCATCACTTTTTCGTACGTCTCATTTTCATTTCAGAAGGTATCTATGGAACTAATACTTTTTAAGTTATAGACCATATGCTTGTGTTAAAAAAAATCTGATGAATACTTTATCTCGCATCCAAAATGCACACGGATAAAGAGCTCAGGAACTGATTTAACCCCCAATAATTCAAACTTATTAAATTTGTAAAGTGCTAATCATAGTATTCTTAAGCCATGATGTTTATATTCAAAAGTTTTATCATTAATAGAGAAAATGATAGTGCATTTGATTCTTGAACGCTTAATGTTAGCGGTCTATCCAAGCATAATTCCTATACATACAATAACCTAATACTTAAATAGTCAAATCATGAATGAACGAAAATCTGAGCAGCCAGCTAACTCCCGCAGAACTTTTATCAAACAAAGCGCGGCAGCATCTTCCTTTTTTCTGGTACCGCGCCATGTGCTGGGTGGAGCGGGATTTACAGCTCCCAGTGATCAGCTCAATCTGGCCGCTATCGGTGCCGGAGGTAAAGGTAGAAGTGATATCCTCAATGCGTCCGTAAAAGGCAGGGAAAGGGTAGTGGCACTTTGCGATGTGGATTTCTCCGGCTCGGCATCGGCTTCTGTCAAAGAGTTTCCCAAGGCAAAACGCTATGCCGATTATCGTGAAATGCTGGACAATGAATCTGATATAGACGCGGTTACCATTTCCACACCTGACCATGTACACGGACCAGCGGCCGCTTATGCGATGGAAAGAGGTAAGCATGTATATGTGCAAAAGCCTATGACGCACAATATTCGTGAAGCACGTATGCTCACTCAAATGGCCAGAGATAACAAGATTGTGAGCCAGATGGGTAATCAGGGAGGGTCTAACCCTTTGCTGGGAATGGTGCAGAAATGGATAGATTCCGGCAAGCTGGGAAACATTTCAAAAGTACAAATCTGGACAAATCGGCCCGTATGGCCGCAGGGAGGAGCTATGCCTGAGCCAGAACCAAGCAAGAAACCTCAAGACCTGGATTGGGATCTGTGGCTGGGGCCTGCAGAGTATATGGCTTATACGCCAAACCTGCACCCCTTCAATTGGAGAGGCTGGTGGGATTATGGTACCGGTGCGCTGGGTGATGTAGGTTGCCACCTGATTGATATACCCTTCAGAACATTGGGACTCAAATATCCGACAGATGCTGAGTGTAGCGTAAGCTCAATTTACTCGCAGATGTGGACGCCGGACTACCACCCCAAAGGTTGTCCTCCGTCTTCTTTCATTACCCTGCATTTTGATGCTACTGACAAGAGTAAAGCGCCTATAGAGATGACCTGGAGTGATGGAGGAATAAGGCCTTCCCATCCTGAAATTATACCTGCTGACCATGATATAGGAGGTGCCAATAGTGCAAATGGAGTATTGATCATTGGTGACAAAGGCTTAATTTCTACCAATATCAACGACAGTTCACCTCTTAAGCCAAAACTGTACCTCAATGATGGTACTACCGAATTTGGCCCAGAGTCAGAAGATAACGAAGAACCCGAATATGGCCATCAGCGTATGTGGGTAGATGCCTGTAAAGCAGGTTTTGATAGTGCTGAACATAAGGCGCTTACTTCTTCCTTTGATTATGCAGGCCCTATGACCGAAACCGTTTTGATGGGCAATCTGGCTATCCGTTCATATATGCTACGAAAAGGAAAGAATGACTATTACGGACGTAAAAAGCTGCTATGGGATGGCGAAAATATGGTGATCACAAACCTTAAAGAGGCCAATCAATTTGTAGGTAGGGAATACCGTAAAGGTTGGGAGGTTTAGGAAACATGTGAAAATCAGCCTTAGGCAGAAGTGCCCTATTCTCCTTAAGAGGTTGATACTTTGATTTAAATCCGGCTTACTAATAGTATCTCAATAGATAAATATGTTGTATGCCGGATTTTTTATGCTCTCCTCGGTGTACTATTTTTGCTCCATGAAAAACAGTAAGGAACTTACTAAACGATGGGTAGCTTTAGTGATCAGCCTAATCATACTTATCGTGAATGTATATACACTTGTTGATGCTCTCAAAACCGATGCGGGATGGAAGACTGTCGCTTCATTGATTGCAATAGTAGGAGCACTTGCCTTTGGACTGATTACACTAAAGCAGATCAGAAGCCTGTATACTAAATCAGAAGAAAAATAATCTATTCGGCTTTCATGCAAATATAATCGGAGATTGTCGCTGGGATTATGTTAGAGCAACCACAGACTGACACTCAATCATACTGTACGTTCTATTTGACAAAATGTATCCATTAACCGTATTTCTTTAATGCGTATCACATATATGTATTTTAAAGGTTAAAGTGCCTGTTAATCCGACAAAATAATAATACTGTCTTGATCCGTAAGCGTGAATCTAACTAACAGAAATGACGTATGTACAGAAACAGCTTGTTGCCCCACTTTTAGTTTAGAAGCTCATACAAAGAATTGGCCGTATTAAATACTTAATCCAATAACTATACACCGTGACTTCTATTTTTTTTGAAACCTTTTTATGAGCTTTGCCATACTCACAGGTTGATTTAGTTCATATATTTTATTTCTGATTGGCTACCCTAGCTATCAGTTTGAGGCTTTTGCCAGCTGGTTTTGAATAGAAGTAGGATTGACACTTATCAATGGTTTAATATTACAGGTATACTATAAACATAATGGCTATAGTTTGGTATATAAGCATACCCTCAGCAGTATCATCGCAAATATTTTGTGTATGCCTTGAGTTAGATGTTTGTGATCCTGATCCTGACAATTTACTCTGATTTTAAACTATTCGCCGGATTAAGCAAAGCTGCTTTGATGGTCTGAAAGCTCACCGTGAGCAGCGTAAGCAGCAAAGCACCTGTACCCGCAGCAGCAAATGTCCACCAGCTTAAGTTGGTCCGGTATTCGTAATTATCTAACCAGCCTTGTAAAAGGAAATAAGCCAGGGGGGCAGCAATAATACATGCAGACATCACCAGTACCATAAATTCTTTGGACAGTAATTGCCAAAGCTGACTGACTGAAGCACCCAGCACTTTACGAATACCGATTTCCTTGGTACGCTGCTCCGCTACATATGAAGCAAGACCAAATAAGCCGAGAGAACTGATGAATATCGCCAGCAAGGCAAATAAAGACGCAAGCTTACCAATTCGCTCTTCGGCACGAAACTTTGTATTGTATTCGTTATCTACAAATTTATAATCAAAAGGGGCAGAAGGCACTAACTCGCTGAAGACCTCTTCAATTATTGGTAAGGCTTCCTGGGCTGGAAAATTAGGCTTGATTTTGACAAACAACCAACTGGCAGCATTATCATCATTGAAAATGACAGAAGGGTGAGTAGCTTCATAAGGTGACTCCTTCACCATATCTCTGGTTACTCCTACAATTGTATACTCCTTACGTTCTGCCCAGGAAGGGTCAAAACTGACGACTTCTCCTATGGGGTTTTCCAGCCCCATAAGCTTTAGCGCAGTTTCGTTTACGATAATTGCCGCGGAATCTGTCGCAAAATCATGGGAGAAATCACGACCCTCAACAATATCCCATCCCACTGTATTGCCATAGTCGGATGACACCCAGATCGTGTTAAAAGCCGGGCTTGTATCCTGGGCTTTACCCGGCCAGTTGAATCCTTCATTCCATCCCAGGGCACTGGTAAGAGGACGTGATGACTTTGCGACATCAGCTACAGCATTGGTGCGTATCAATTCGTTACGTAACTGTTCGTAGTTTCGGTAATACTCTGGAGAATTCATCGGGAAAGTGAGCAAGCCTTCACTTTCATAACCTAGCGAGCGATCTTTTACAAATTGAATCTGTTGATAAACGGTGATGGTACCTATAATGAGCGCAATAGAAATGGTAAACTGAAATACCACCAACATTCTCCGGGGAAGCGCCGCCAGCCGTCCGCTCCTGAAGCTGCCTTTCAGTACGCTGACGGCCTGAAAAGAAGACAGATAAAAAGCGGGATAGCTACCGGCAAGTAAGCCAGTTACCACAGTAAATAAAATGAGTAGCCCCCAAATTTCTGGACTGAGCCATTGTAATTGTATGTCCTTACCAGACAATTCATTGAACCAGGGCAGAGTAAGCCATACCATTCCTACCGAGACAATACATGCTATGATAGCAATCAGTAATGACTCACTGAGAAACTGGCTCACCAACTGATGACGCACTGAACCGATGCTTTTACGTATGCCCACTTCTTTGGCTCGCTTTTCTGAACGGGCAGTACTCAAATTCATGAAATTGATGCATGCCAACAACAAAACGAATAGGCCGGTAATGCCGAAGAACCAGACAAACATATACGCTTTGCTCCTGACTTTTGCACCATTTTCAAACTGTGAATGCAGGTGCCACTGGGACATAGGGTGCAGGAATATTTCTGGTTTTTCCCTTGCAGCATCTTCAGGTGCGATATGGGCAGACATTACATCTTCAACGGCTTCCGAGGCTTCCCTGATCGTTACTCCGGATCGGACCTGGGCGTAGGTTCGCATGAAGAAGTTATCCCATACATCTGGTCCCGTCCATTGATTTGTCGAATAAAATAGGTCAAGGGGCATGATAAATTCCAGTTCATAAAATGCTGAATTTGCCGGTAAGTCTTCATATACACCACTTACTTTTACTTCCAAATTAGCGTTGATCGTAATGAGCTGATCTATAGGATTAGCATCGGCAAACAGCTTTTCAGCTAAGTTGGTAGAAATCAATACGGAACGCATATCCTCAAGAGCACGCTGAGTGCCTTTTTGCATTCTTAGACCTAGCATTTTGGGAGCATCAGCTTGCATAAAGCGTCCGGCTGCAGTCAACTTTTTATCTTCCGTGGCTACAACAAATTCTGAAGTCTGAGTCGCAGGTACTACATATTCAAAGTAGCGGTCGTAGGTAGATGTCAGAGTCGTTCCCATGCCAGGGGGCTGGCTGTTATTCGTTTTACGCTCACCCTCATAGGTTGCGTGGTACATGACCTGAACGATTCGTTCATAATTGTCATGATACTTGTTAAAAGATAACTCATCATAAATCCACAGGGCGATCAGCAATGCGACCATCATGCCAGTTGCCAGTCCTCCTATATTGATACACGCGTACTCTTTGTGACTGCTGATGTTTCTCCAGCCAATTTTAAAATAACTTCGGTACATAGCGTAGTGGGTTGGGGTATATGTTGATTTTCTGATGGCAAAAGGTCGCAAATATTGCAGTACCTGATACCAGTAATTGAGCTTTGCGTAAGTAGGTGAGCTTCCTTCAAGCTTGATGTAAAATTTCTCTTGCAGGTCACCCTCTACCTCTTCTTTGAGGTCTTCCCGCAGGAACCAGTGCAGGAAGCGCCGGGCTAATCTGGGAGGTATGGTTTGCTTAGCTTTCATTTTAGTGTTGTTTATATCTGACCACCAAAATTCAGAAAGTCAGGTGCGAATGCAGGGTACTGCTTCCATAATGAAACTTTGAGGTCTCTGGACAATTCCAGGGCTCTGCGCCCATAGGCAGTAATGGTGTAGATCCGCTTTCTTCTCCCACCTCTTTCAGCAGTTGAAGCTCCCATTTCAGAAGTCAAAAAGCCTTTGTCTTCCAGCCTGCTGAGGGTTGAGTGTACTGCGCCGATAGAGATAGACCTCTCAGTTTGCGCTTCAAACTCCTCAGCGATATTAAAAGCATAAGCTTGTTCTCCTAAGATGCCAACCAGTAAGAGCACTACTTCTTCAAAGTCTCCTAAACGTGTTTCTTTCATATGATACTAAATTGTAGAACTAATATAAGCATAGATTTTTATTTGTTATACAATTTAGTAAGAAATCATTAAAATGAATTTATTGATAGTACAGATAATATACAGATAGAATCCCCGAAGCATTGTAAACTGCATGGGCTAGCATGGAAGCAGTAAGTCTACGGGTGTAAATAAATAAAATTGTATATGCAAGCGTTGGTACTAAAATATCAAACCATTCCACTGCATTGGATGGTAAATGTCCGGCTGCAAAGAATAGGATAGACAAACTACTTGCTATCCATAGTCCTAATTTCTGATTTTTGAAAGTACTTTTTAACACATTGATAAAATAGCCACGGTTGAATATTTCTTCGGTAATGCCACCACCTATGATTCCGAGTGCGAGATAAGAGAACAGGCCAATAGCTGTCCCATCCATCACTTCAATCATACCGGAAATATCGCCTCTTTCCGCGCCTCTGGTTTGAGGAATAATCCATAAAAATTGCATCGCCGTCCAGCTAAATCCTGTGAGAAGACCTAAAAAACAATCTACTTTCCAATGGTTACTGCTCAGCCCGATAAAGCTGAAGTCCTTACTCATTAACTTAAGGGAAAAGTAAATGAGGGTGCATACAGTGAAAAACTGAAATAGAGCAATCAATAGTAGATTGATACCGCTCAGCCCTGCGTTCCACTTGCTGATACCTAACAACAGATTGGGAAAGATAAACAATACAAACCCTCCGATGATGGTAAGTACGAAAA
Proteins encoded:
- a CDS encoding Gfo/Idh/MocA family protein, which encodes MNERKSEQPANSRRTFIKQSAAASSFFLVPRHVLGGAGFTAPSDQLNLAAIGAGGKGRSDILNASVKGRERVVALCDVDFSGSASASVKEFPKAKRYADYREMLDNESDIDAVTISTPDHVHGPAAAYAMERGKHVYVQKPMTHNIREARMLTQMARDNKIVSQMGNQGGSNPLLGMVQKWIDSGKLGNISKVQIWTNRPVWPQGGAMPEPEPSKKPQDLDWDLWLGPAEYMAYTPNLHPFNWRGWWDYGTGALGDVGCHLIDIPFRTLGLKYPTDAECSVSSIYSQMWTPDYHPKGCPPSSFITLHFDATDKSKAPIEMTWSDGGIRPSHPEIIPADHDIGGANSANGVLIIGDKGLISTNINDSSPLKPKLYLNDGTTEFGPESEDNEEPEYGHQRMWVDACKAGFDSAEHKALTSSFDYAGPMTETVLMGNLAIRSYMLRKGKNDYYGRKKLLWDGENMVITNLKEANQFVGREYRKGWEV
- a CDS encoding ABC transporter permease gives rise to the protein MKAKQTIPPRLARRFLHWFLREDLKEEVEGDLQEKFYIKLEGSSPTYAKLNYWYQVLQYLRPFAIRKSTYTPTHYAMYRSYFKIGWRNISSHKEYACINIGGLATGMMVALLIALWIYDELSFNKYHDNYERIVQVMYHATYEGERKTNNSQPPGMGTTLTSTYDRYFEYVVPATQTSEFVVATEDKKLTAAGRFMQADAPKMLGLRMQKGTQRALEDMRSVLISTNLAEKLFADANPIDQLITINANLEVKVSGVYEDLPANSAFYELEFIMPLDLFYSTNQWTGPDVWDNFFMRTYAQVRSGVTIREASEAVEDVMSAHIAPEDAAREKPEIFLHPMSQWHLHSQFENGAKVRSKAYMFVWFFGITGLFVLLLACINFMNLSTARSEKRAKEVGIRKSIGSVRHQLVSQFLSESLLIAIIACIVSVGMVWLTLPWFNELSGKDIQLQWLSPEIWGLLILFTVVTGLLAGSYPAFYLSSFQAVSVLKGSFRSGRLAALPRRMLVVFQFTISIALIIGTITVYQQIQFVKDRSLGYESEGLLTFPMNSPEYYRNYEQLRNELIRTNAVADVAKSSRPLTSALGWNEGFNWPGKAQDTSPAFNTIWVSSDYGNTVGWDIVEGRDFSHDFATDSAAIIVNETALKLMGLENPIGEVVSFDPSWAERKEYTIVGVTRDMVKESPYEATHPSVIFNDDNAASWLFVKIKPNFPAQEALPIIEEVFSELVPSAPFDYKFVDNEYNTKFRAEERIGKLASLFALLAIFISSLGLFGLASYVAEQRTKEIGIRKVLGASVSQLWQLLSKEFMVLVMSACIIAAPLAYFLLQGWLDNYEYRTNLSWWTFAAAGTGALLLTLLTVSFQTIKAALLNPANSLKSE
- a CDS encoding CPBP family intramembrane glutamic endopeptidase, giving the protein MSEVLTERNTLSKGKSLLLFVLTIIGGFVLFIFPNLLLGISKWNAGLSGINLLLIALFQFFTVCTLIYFSLKLMSKDFSFIGLSSNHWKVDCFLGLLTGFSWTAMQFLWIIPQTRGAERGDISGMIEVMDGTAIGLFSYLALGIIGGGITEEIFNRGYFINVLKSTFKNQKLGLWIASSLSILFFAAGHLPSNAVEWFDILVPTLAYTILFIYTRRLTASMLAHAVYNASGILSVYYLYYQ
- a CDS encoding PadR family transcriptional regulator is translated as MKETRLGDFEEVVLLLVGILGEQAYAFNIAEEFEAQTERSISIGAVHSTLSRLEDKGFLTSEMGASTAERGGRRKRIYTITAYGRRALELSRDLKVSLWKQYPAFAPDFLNFGGQI